The following is a genomic window from Pseudomonadota bacterium.
ATCCCTCCTGACGGTGAATTCTATGGAGTTAGGCTATAATTTTCTCATTATCTAATATTTTTTGCTGCTGAAGGATACGCCACGTATCCTCTGATGAAACTGGCATGTCTACATGGGTAATATTTAAGGCGTTGGAGATTGCACCAATGATAGCCGGTGGAGCACCGCAAGCGCCGCCTTCTCCAATCCCTTTAACACCAAGATCGTTACTCGGGTTAGGCACCACATTAAAGCCGACCGAAATATCGGGAAAATCGTCTGCCCTTGGCATTCCATAATCCATATAGGATGCGGTAACAAGTTGACCAGTAGTATCATATGCAGTCCGTTCAGTAAGTGCTTGGCCAAGCCCCATAGCCACACCACCATGCACCTGCCCTGCAACTATGAGGGGATTAATAATAACCCCACAATCATCAACAGCAGTGTATGAAACTACCTTAATAACACCGGTATCTGAATCAATCTCAACTTCACAAATATGACAACCATTAGGGAAATTACACTCGGTATCTCGTTCGTAAGAAATATCTTCGTCAAGCCCTAACTCCTCCCCTTGCGGTATTTGGGCTGGGTCATAAGCTGCTCTAGCCACTTCACTAATTGACAAACGTAAATCTGTACCGGCTACAGAAAAAATACCATTTTTAAATTCGACGTCTTCGATAGCCGCTTCGATTTTATGAGCTGCGATTTTTTTTGCTTTTTGAACTACAAGATCTGCCGCTCGTGATACTGCAACACCTCCCATCTGCGAAGAACGAGAGCCACCAGTACCATTGCCCTCAGGAATTACAGAGGTATCTCCCTGATTGAATGAAATGCTATCAAAATCTATCCCTAATTTTTCTGAAAGAATTTGACTAAAGGCTGTCTCGTGACCCTGACCGTGACTATAAGTGCCAACATAAAGTTCTGCATTCCCGTCCGGATCAAGCGCCACCCTCGCCCATTCGCTGGGTTTGCCACCAGATGCTTCAACATAGTACCCTATTCCGATACCTCGATGTTTACCGCGTATTGCAGAAGCGGACCGCCTCTCTTCAAAACCATACCAGTCAGCAGCCTCCAATGCCTTATCCATGGTCTCTTCGAATCGTCCAGAATCGATGACCATGCCCATTTGATTTGTATACGGCAATTGATCGGGCTTAATGAAATTAAGCCTTCTAATTTCTTCTCGACCAATATCAAAAGCTTCGGCCCCAGCATCAAGTAACCTTTCCATCTGATAACACAACTCAGGCCTGCCTGCGCCGCGGTATGCATCGGTTGGATGCATATTGGAAAAGCAAGCCTTTACAGAATGCTGCATCGCCGGCACATCATATACTGTCCCCGCAACACGAGCACCAGCAACAGTAGAAATACGTGGTCCATTATCAGACAGATAGGCACCAACATTTGCAATTGTTTCGGCTTTCATACCTAGAATTTTTGCCTCTTCATCGAAAGCCATCTCTAGGATAGATACTTGATCGCGGCCGTGTGTATCTGCCAGAAACGTCTCGGTTCTATCCGCTCTCCATTTCACAGGCCGGTTTAACTTTTCTGCTGCCCACAAACATAGGATACTCTCAAGGTACATTTTTGATCTCACGCCAAATCCGCCACCTGTATCAGTGGAAATCACCCGAATCCTCTCTGGATCTATCCTGTAGAACGTTTTTGCGAGTGCATCCCTTATCTTATGGACGCCCTGTGTTGGTGACCGTAGGATCTTCGTATCGGTATCTGCGTCATACTCGCCGATGGCCACGCGAGGTTCCATCGGTGAGCCAACGACCCGATTATTAACGACCTCAATTCTAACAGTTTTGTATGCCTTGTTGAAAGCCTCAGTAACTTTTCCACTTTCGTGACTGATCCAATGTGCGCAGAAGTTCTCAGGTCGCTCAGGCCAAATTGGCACCACGTCGGGAGCGCCTGAGGCAGAAGTTGATGTTATGGCAGGA
Proteins encoded in this region:
- a CDS encoding xanthine dehydrogenase family protein molybdopterin-binding subunit yields the protein MEKYGIGQPVMRKEDVRFITGKGQYTDDINLDGQAHGAILRSPLAHADFTIKDIASAKSMPGVLAVLTYDDAEADSIPTIPCQVSIKCATGQEMYTPPRYVLAKDRVRFAGEPIAFVIAESRSQAIDAAEAVVIEYEELPAITSTSASGAPDVVPIWPERPENFCAHWISHESGKVTEAFNKAYKTVRIEVVNNRVVGSPMEPRVAIGEYDADTDTKILRSPTQGVHKIRDALAKTFYRIDPERIRVISTDTGGGFGVRSKMYLESILCLWAAEKLNRPVKWRADRTETFLADTHGRDQVSILEMAFDEEAKILGMKAETIANVGAYLSDNGPRISTVAGARVAGTVYDVPAMQHSVKACFSNMHPTDAYRGAGRPELCYQMERLLDAGAEAFDIGREEIRRLNFIKPDQLPYTNQMGMVIDSGRFEETMDKALEAADWYGFEERRSASAIRGKHRGIGIGYYVEASGGKPSEWARVALDPDGNAELYVGTYSHGQGHETAFSQILSEKLGIDFDSISFNQGDTSVIPEGNGTGGSRSSQMGGVAVSRAADLVVQKAKKIAAHKIEAAIEDVEFKNGIFSVAGTDLRLSISEVARAAYDPAQIPQGEELGLDEDISYERDTECNFPNGCHICEVEIDSDTGVIKVVSYTAVDDCGVIINPLIVAGQVHGGVAMGLGQALTERTAYDTTGQLVTASYMDYGMPRADDFPDISVGFNVVPNPSNDLGVKGIGEGGACGAPPAIIGAISNALNITHVDMPVSSEDTWRILQQQKILDNEKIIA